The following coding sequences are from one Candidatus Nitrosopumilus sp. SW window:
- a CDS encoding DNA-directed RNA polymerase subunit A' — translation MSIQAVKAIDGIRFSVWSPTEIRKYSVAEITAPETYDEDGMPVQGGLMDGRLGTLEPGQKCLTCGNTAARCPGHFGHLELAEPVLHIAFIDNIYKLLQSTCRSCARLKVPQEDLNVFKTIKEKHAAYTVISQKRIPEQIIEKAKKAKECPHCGKTQYELIFTKPTIFVEKTEIGEHRLLPITIRERFSQIIDEDLELLSYDPITARPEWFVLQAFPVPPVTVRPSIILETGIRSEDDLTHKMVDIIRVNQRLKESKDAGTPPLIVQDLVDLLQYHTTTYFDNEVSGIPQAHHRSGRPLKTLTQRLKGKEGRFRGSLSGKRVDFSSRTVISPDPNLDLSEVGVPEAVAMKLTIPEIVTEWNIERMRKLVINGPEKFPGVNYIVRPDGVKIRLDFVEDRSTIAETLEIGYLVERHLADGDIVMFNRQPSLHQMSIMAHYVRVLPGKTFRLHPSVCPPYNADFDGDEMNLHVPQSEEARAEAILLMRVQDQLISPRYGGPIIGALRDFVTGAYLLTKDDTTLSVQEFSNLAMLGGYTDPLPKPATKTKDGPAYTGKQLFSLFLPKDFNYVITSKWSKGTKGQAKDVVIKNGELISGVIDKSSIGAEEPESVLHRIAKDYGNAVGKSFLNSILIMVKQFITHYGFSYGYGDLIVPDKDKQQILDDIQETYDIVDDLTDQFNKGTLKLTRGMRPEEALEAYIVNELGKARDKAGSTANDCLPADNAGKIMATTGARGSSLNVGQMAGALGQQSRRGNRLHDGYNNRALTHYQEHDNNPDAHGFVKSNYREGLSALEFFFHAMGGREGLVDTAVRTQQSGYMQRRLINALEHIRLEYDGTVRDPHGHIVQFLYGEDGIDVQKSDHGEAFNPSRLIESQKIVDSGKKATKDEIETLAKKYTKTFNPRLTSLVTETLLNSELSKDGIEAVCKKGLLLYNKAKVEPGQAVGIITAQSIGEPGTQMTLRTFHFAGIKERNVTLGLPRLIELVDARKKPVTPTMDIYLDEESKKSREKAIEVARNVLQTKVSALIADSETDYATEIKLILSENRLKERGCSIAEVEAALSSNKKFKMETTGELITLKLVEESDTATVIAIRNKVLNTTVKGVPDIERVTLVQKDDEWVIQTTGSNVAKVLEVKGIDKRNVRTNNVFEIAGTLGIEAARNALINELNSTLEDQGLEVDNRYIMLVADLMCSRGYMQQIGRHGIAGTKDSVLARAAFEITVPTIAHAALGGEIEQLKGITENVIVGSNIPIGSGTVDLYMQVSKKK, via the coding sequence GATGTCCTGGACACTTTGGACATTTGGAATTAGCAGAACCAGTTTTACACATTGCATTTATTGATAATATCTACAAACTGTTACAATCAACATGTCGTTCTTGTGCTAGACTCAAAGTTCCGCAAGAAGATCTTAACGTTTTCAAAACTATCAAAGAAAAACATGCAGCTTATACTGTAATTTCTCAAAAACGCATTCCAGAACAAATTATTGAAAAAGCAAAGAAAGCAAAAGAATGTCCTCATTGCGGTAAAACACAATACGAACTAATATTCACAAAACCAACTATCTTTGTAGAAAAAACAGAAATCGGAGAACACAGATTACTTCCAATTACAATTAGAGAAAGATTCTCACAAATCATTGATGAAGATCTAGAACTATTATCCTATGATCCGATTACTGCAAGACCTGAATGGTTTGTATTACAAGCATTCCCTGTTCCACCAGTAACTGTAAGACCTTCAATTATTTTAGAAACTGGAATTAGATCAGAAGACGACTTGACTCACAAAATGGTAGATATCATCAGAGTTAATCAGAGACTAAAAGAAAGTAAAGATGCAGGAACTCCTCCTCTTATCGTTCAAGACTTGGTAGATCTATTACAATATCATACAACCACATACTTTGATAACGAGGTATCTGGAATCCCACAAGCTCATCATCGTTCTGGACGTCCTCTCAAAACCTTAACTCAAAGGCTCAAAGGAAAAGAAGGAAGATTCAGAGGTTCACTATCTGGAAAGAGAGTTGACTTTTCAAGTAGAACTGTAATCTCACCTGATCCTAATTTAGACTTGAGTGAGGTTGGTGTTCCAGAAGCAGTTGCCATGAAACTAACCATTCCTGAAATTGTTACAGAATGGAATATTGAGAGAATGAGAAAACTTGTAATTAATGGACCTGAGAAATTCCCAGGTGTAAACTATATCGTTAGACCAGATGGTGTAAAGATTAGACTTGATTTCGTAGAAGATCGTTCTACAATTGCTGAAACCCTTGAAATTGGATACTTGGTAGAAAGGCACCTTGCAGATGGTGACATTGTCATGTTCAACAGACAACCATCACTTCACCAAATGTCAATTATGGCACATTATGTACGTGTACTTCCAGGAAAAACATTCAGACTCCATCCATCAGTTTGTCCTCCGTATAACGCAGACTTTGATGGTGATGAGATGAACCTTCATGTTCCTCAAAGTGAGGAAGCAAGAGCAGAAGCAATTCTCTTGATGAGAGTTCAAGATCAATTAATCTCACCAAGATATGGTGGCCCAATTATTGGTGCACTAAGAGACTTTGTAACTGGTGCATATCTTCTAACTAAAGATGATACAACATTATCAGTTCAAGAATTCTCAAACCTTGCAATGCTTGGTGGATATACAGATCCTTTGCCAAAACCTGCAACTAAAACTAAAGATGGTCCAGCTTATACTGGCAAACAACTATTCTCGTTATTCCTACCAAAAGACTTCAACTATGTCATTACATCAAAGTGGTCAAAGGGAACCAAAGGCCAAGCAAAAGATGTTGTAATTAAAAACGGTGAATTAATCAGCGGCGTAATTGATAAATCTTCAATTGGTGCAGAAGAACCTGAAAGTGTACTTCACAGAATTGCAAAAGATTATGGTAATGCTGTAGGAAAAAGTTTCCTCAACTCTATTCTCATCATGGTAAAACAATTCATCACTCACTATGGTTTCAGTTATGGTTATGGCGACCTTATCGTACCTGATAAAGACAAACAACAGATTCTCGATGACATTCAAGAAACTTATGATATAGTAGATGACTTGACTGATCAATTCAACAAAGGTACATTGAAACTAACAAGAGGTATGAGACCTGAAGAAGCACTAGAAGCATACATTGTAAATGAATTAGGTAAAGCAAGAGACAAAGCAGGCTCCACTGCAAATGATTGTCTTCCAGCAGATAATGCAGGAAAAATAATGGCTACCACTGGTGCAAGAGGTTCATCACTTAACGTAGGTCAGATGGCCGGAGCACTTGGACAACAGTCAAGAAGAGGTAACAGACTACATGACGGTTACAACAACAGAGCATTAACCCATTATCAAGAACATGACAATAATCCAGACGCACATGGATTTGTAAAATCCAATTATAGAGAAGGTCTATCTGCACTTGAATTCTTCTTCCACGCAATGGGAGGTCGTGAAGGACTTGTAGATACTGCAGTTAGAACACAACAAAGTGGTTACATGCAGCGTAGATTAATCAACGCATTAGAACACATTAGATTAGAATATGATGGAACAGTTAGAGATCCTCACGGACACATTGTACAATTCCTTTATGGTGAAGATGGAATTGATGTGCAAAAGAGTGATCATGGTGAAGCATTTAACCCTAGTAGATTAATTGAATCTCAAAAAATTGTTGACTCTGGTAAAAAGGCAACAAAAGACGAAATTGAAACACTAGCCAAAAAATACACAAAGACATTCAATCCTAGATTAACTTCTCTTGTAACTGAGACATTACTAAATTCAGAATTAAGTAAAGATGGTATTGAAGCAGTATGTAAGAAGGGATTGCTACTTTACAACAAAGCCAAAGTAGAACCAGGACAAGCAGTAGGAATTATCACTGCACAATCAATTGGTGAACCTGGTACTCAGATGACCTTAAGAACATTCCACTTTGCAGGAATTAAAGAAAGAAACGTTACATTGGGTCTTCCAAGATTAATTGAACTTGTTGATGCAAGAAAGAAACCAGTAACACCAACTATGGATATCTATCTTGATGAGGAATCAAAGAAATCAAGAGAAAAAGCAATTGAAGTTGCAAGAAATGTTTTGCAAACCAAAGTAAGTGCTTTGATTGCAGACAGTGAAACTGATTATGCAACTGAAATTAAACTAATTTTAAGTGAAAATAGACTCAAAGAAAGAGGCTGTTCTATTGCAGAAGTAGAAGCAGCATTGTCTTCTAACAAGAAATTCAAGATGGAGACAACTGGTGAACTAATCACTCTAAAACTAGTTGAGGAATCTGATACTGCAACAGTAATTGCAATTAGAAACAAGGTTCTCAACACTACTGTCAAGGGCGTACCTGACATTGAACGTGTAACACTTGTCCAAAAAGATGATGAGTGGGTTATCCAAACAACTGGTTCTAATGTTGCCAAAGTCTTGGAGGTTAAAGGAATTGATAAGAGAAACGTTAGAACAAACAACGTCTTTGAAATTGCAGGAACACTTGGTATTGAAGCTGCAAGAAATGCATTAATCAATGAACTTAACAGCACTCTGGAAGACCAAGGACTTGAAGTTGACAACAGATACATCATGTTAGTAGCCGATTTGATGTGTTCTCGTGGTTACATGCAACAAATTGGAAGACACGGAATTGCTGGAACTAAAGATAGTGTCTTGGCAAGAGCAGCATTTGAGATTACCGTTCCAACAATTGCACATGCTGCACTTGGCGGAGAAATTGAACAACTCAAAGGTATTACTGAAAACGTAATTGTTGGAAGCAACATTCCAATTGGAAGTGGAACTGTTGACTTGTACATGCAAGTAAGCAAGAAGAAATAA
- a CDS encoding LSM domain-containing protein has translation MADEISTLMTNSKDKVVLLRLRNNKTIQGVLKDFDIHMNLTLENAEDVSEDNKKQLGKVLLRGDNILAISLPEEESN, from the coding sequence ATGGCCGATGAAATTTCAACATTAATGACAAACTCCAAAGATAAAGTTGTATTACTTAGATTAAGAAACAACAAGACAATCCAAGGAGTTCTCAAAGACTTTGATATTCACATGAATCTTACACTAGAAAACGCTGAAGATGTTTCTGAAGACAATAAAAAACAACTAGGCAAGGTTTTGCTTCGTGGAGACAATATTTTGGCAATATCTCTTCCTGAAGAGGAATCAAACTAA